One window of Chryseobacterium indologenes genomic DNA carries:
- a CDS encoding cation:proton antiporter, producing the protein MELYYSFSALIVLASIFAYLNYRFLKLPSTIGIMVIAIVVSIFLVMFGETVLPRTFGHLHNLMNSIDFTEVLMGAMLNFLLFAGGIHININDLKEQFRPVVIFSTVGVVISTFVVGFGMFYLLPYVGVKLPFIYCLVFGALISPTDPVAVLSVLKQANVSKSLETKVAGESLFNDGMAVVVFTVILQLAIGKEVDLSVETIGLLLLKEAGGGLLLGVLLGWVTSRLMREVDDYIISVLVTLSVVMGGYLIARQMHISGPLTMVAAGLFMGNFNRSFKMKSVTQDYLIKFWELIDEILNAVLFLFIGFELLMIKDLKHFMIPGLAAIVVVLFARFISIWGPTKFTSLRRSFSPQTVKVLVWGGIRGGVSIALAMSIPKSEYSEIILSITYCVVVFSIIVQGLTIAKVANPNKIAKEEEEQENITLEEKA; encoded by the coding sequence GTGGAATTATATTATTCATTTTCAGCGTTAATCGTATTAGCATCAATATTCGCATATCTCAATTACAGATTTTTAAAACTTCCAAGTACTATCGGAATTATGGTGATCGCCATTGTGGTGTCTATTTTTCTGGTAATGTTCGGAGAAACAGTACTTCCGAGAACTTTCGGACACCTTCACAACCTGATGAACAGTATCGACTTTACGGAAGTTCTGATGGGAGCTATGCTTAATTTTCTTCTTTTTGCAGGAGGAATTCATATTAATATTAATGACCTGAAGGAGCAGTTCAGACCTGTAGTGATATTTTCCACGGTGGGAGTTGTGATTTCTACTTTTGTAGTAGGGTTCGGAATGTTTTATCTACTGCCTTATGTTGGGGTTAAACTTCCTTTCATCTACTGTCTTGTCTTTGGAGCATTGATTTCACCTACTGATCCGGTGGCGGTTTTGAGTGTTCTGAAACAGGCTAACGTATCCAAATCACTGGAAACAAAAGTAGCCGGAGAATCTCTTTTCAATGATGGTATGGCGGTTGTGGTCTTTACAGTAATCCTGCAGCTGGCGATCGGAAAAGAAGTGGATTTAAGTGTTGAAACAATCGGATTGCTTTTGCTTAAAGAAGCAGGAGGAGGTCTTTTACTGGGTGTTCTGTTAGGTTGGGTTACTTCAAGATTAATGCGTGAAGTGGATGATTATATTATCTCAGTATTAGTAACACTTTCTGTAGTGATGGGAGGTTATCTTATTGCGAGACAGATGCATATTTCAGGACCGTTGACTATGGTGGCAGCAGGATTATTTATGGGGAATTTCAACAGAAGTTTCAAAATGAAATCTGTCACGCAGGATTATCTTATCAAATTCTGGGAACTGATTGATGAAATCCTGAATGCCGTATTATTCCTGTTCATTGGGTTTGAGCTCTTGATGATTAAAGATCTTAAGCACTTTATGATTCCGGGCTTAGCAGCAATTGTAGTTGTGTTGTTTGCAAGATTTATTTCAATCTGGGGACCTACGAAGTTTACCTCTTTGAGAAGAAGTTTCAGCCCGCAGACGGTAAAAGTTCTGGTTTGGGGAGGAATCCGTGGAGGGGTTTCCATTGCATTGGCGATGTCTATTCCTAAAAGTGAGTATAGTGAGATTATTTTAAGTATTACCTACTGTGTAGTCGTCTTCTCGATCATTGTTCAGGGGCTTACTATTGCCAAGGTGGCCAATCCTAATAAGATTGCAAAAGAAGAGGAAGAACAGGAGAATATTACTTTAGAAGAGAAAGCTTAA
- a CDS encoding DNA alkylation repair protein gives MSIVKEIQEALAVLSIPEKAEFFPRFFKTGKGEYGEGDLFLGVKVPDQRSVAKEYYPKINLEELSTLLSSRYHEHRLTALFMLISKFEKTKDKAVKEEVVAFYLDHLTYVNNWDLVDSTCYKILGRYAFENQKEYLLRELSESEEMWHKRVAVVGTMHYIKKGSFDLTKEFVTRNLKHSHDLMHKANGWLLREMGNKNEGELISYLNQYYKEMPRTCLRYAIEKLDEDLRQDYLKGHI, from the coding sequence ATGAGTATCGTTAAAGAAATACAGGAAGCACTAGCTGTTTTGTCCATTCCTGAGAAGGCAGAATTCTTTCCAAGATTTTTCAAAACCGGAAAAGGAGAATATGGTGAAGGAGATCTGTTTCTGGGCGTGAAAGTTCCGGATCAGAGGTCTGTTGCCAAAGAATATTATCCGAAAATAAATTTGGAAGAACTCAGTACATTACTCTCTTCCAGATACCATGAACACAGACTGACAGCTCTTTTTATGCTGATTTCAAAGTTTGAAAAAACAAAAGATAAAGCGGTAAAAGAAGAAGTGGTTGCTTTTTATCTTGATCACCTCACTTACGTCAATAACTGGGACCTTGTAGATTCTACCTGTTATAAGATTCTTGGCAGATACGCTTTTGAAAATCAGAAAGAATATCTTCTCAGAGAACTTTCGGAGTCTGAGGAGATGTGGCACAAAAGAGTAGCCGTTGTCGGGACGATGCATTATATAAAAAAAGGGTCATTTGATCTTACTAAAGAATTCGTAACCAGAAACCTGAAGCATTCTCATGATCTGATGCATAAAGCTAATGGATGGCTGTTACGCGAAATGGGAAATAAAAATGAAGGAGAATTGATCAGCTACCTGAACCAATATTACAAAGAAATGCCCAGAACCTGTCTTCGGTATGCTATTGAAAAGCTGGACGAAGATCTTCGTCAGGATTATCTGAAAGGCCATATTTAA
- a CDS encoding DUF6122 family protein, producing the protein MAPSDIALFKTFTHYFLHFVFPVFIALIFYRKNWKKAYFILLATMLVDLDHLFATPVFDPSRESIGFHFLHSYYAIAVYFLLLFFKGNIRIIGIGLLFHMFTDYQDFNFWPH; encoded by the coding sequence ATGGCTCCATCAGACATCGCATTATTCAAAACCTTTACACATTATTTCCTGCATTTCGTTTTTCCGGTCTTTATTGCATTGATTTTTTATCGTAAAAACTGGAAGAAAGCTTATTTTATTCTCCTTGCTACAATGCTGGTAGATCTGGACCACCTTTTTGCCACTCCTGTTTTTGATCCGTCAAGAGAAAGTATAGGTTTTCATTTTTTGCATTCCTATTATGCTATTGCGGTGTATTTTTTGCTGCTGTTCTTTAAAGGAAATATCAGAATTATAGGAATCGGGCTTCTGTTTCATATGTTTACGGATTATCAGGAC